From the genome of Abditibacteriota bacterium, one region includes:
- a CDS encoding IS3 family transposase — FESVEHFYKELEEYIDYYNNKRIKQKLNGMTPSEYRKKALTNG; from the coding sequence CTTTGAGTCGGTAGAGCATTTCTATAAGGAATTAGAGGAGTACATCGATTATTACAACAACAAAAGGATCAAGCAGAAGCTTAACGGGATGACACCAAGCGAATACAGAAAAAAGGCATTAACCAATGGTTAA